A genomic segment from Spinacia oleracea cultivar Varoflay chromosome 3, BTI_SOV_V1, whole genome shotgun sequence encodes:
- the LOC110789723 gene encoding kinesin-like protein KIN-7E isoform X2 yields MGSADGDEAMQGSSGREEERILVSVRLRPLNGKEALRKEAVDWECINGNTIVYKNNLSPERSLYPNYFTFDRVFRSDCTTRQVYEEGAKAVVLSVVSGINSSVFAYGQTSSGKTFTMSGITEYTMEDIFDYIQKHKERDFHLKFSAMEIYNESVRDLLTTDNSLLRLLDDPERGTVVEKLTEETLRDWDHFKELLAMCEAQRQIGETFLNEVSSRSHQILRLTIESSNREFLGKNNCSTLSATLNFVDLAGSERASQALSAGSRLKEGSHINRSLLTLGTVIRKLSKGQTGHIPYRDSKLTRILQSSLGGNARTAVICTLSPARSYVEQSRNTLLFASCAKEVTTDARVNVVMSDKALMKHLQRELARLETELKSANPSTRSDATDLLREKDYKIDELERRVNELTLQLDLAISQIHNLQQEDSSYPNLHVRQASESSCSITTSVVDHHSFSAHSPTFEPPESPDRHSGFSYEENYSNSDIDENLPPSSSFEGFLINTPNEASPDIHMQTPVGLENDSTDLPEAGHFIVSEETEGKTSNSFETDLPNMVEEIGEENTDTFELRLEQVSDGYGSRFPDFVEFDPYQVSEEFGDKTPNSYEFDQYEGITETTSNYDGTVPKQAPEAAREETDNNNLEKYFKEVQCIESENPQDNERKSLVLTGCENDGCTDDKPEEVSELDNMNSSYNQDCVPEIQKLNCIVSSQSNNVNTTCSSSFPEEVKYEIKYESGDGECIDRPEEVDEKLSALNYDADDGIPGNSIRDMELDESSQVADGKVPSQMEDIQNYKSVSFKKEIVKAKSMDQVQLRNFQVEDDALQKANNSIKNLKDVGLNRQDDLHDSVIPCSSDAKRLQREIIGLWDACNILLVHRTYFYLLFIKDDQADTIYMEVERRRLFYIRDAFSCDNSIVLDGRQLTPGSSRQSLHSERKMLSKLMKRRFSTQERIDLYVKWGISLDSKRRSSQLANRLWVNSVDMDHITESAKIVAKLVRLNKPQVPKEVFGLNLTTTQGRRKSFGSKLLSVPCKNTFLEATH; encoded by the exons ATGGGCAGTGCTGATGGGGACGAAGCAATGCAAGGGTCAAGCGGCCGGGAGGAGGAGAGAATTTTGGTGTCTGTTCGTTTGCGGCCTTTGAATGGGAAGGAAGCTTTAAGGAAGGAGGCAGTAGACTGGGAATGCATCAATGGTAACACTATTGTATACAAGAACAACTTATCTCCTGAGAGATCACTGTATCCAAATTACTTTACTTTTG acaGGGTGTTCAGGTCTGATTGCACTACAAGGCAGGTGTATGAGGAAGGAGCCAAAGCAGTAGTTCTTTCAGTTGTTAGTGGCATCAACT CAAGTGTTTTTGCATATGGACAAACAAGCAGTGGTAAAACATTTACCATGTCTGGAATAACGGAGTATACTATGGAGGACATATTTGACTACATACAGAAG CACAAAGAAAGGGATTTCCACTTGAAGTTCTCTGCTATGGAGATTTACAATGAATCAGTGAGGGATCTCTTGACAACAGATAACAGTCTCCTTCGACTTTTGGATGACCCAGAG AGAGGTACGGTAGTTGAGAAACTTACGGAGGAGACTTTGAGAGACTGGGACCACTTCAAAGAACTTCTTGCAATGTGTGAAG CACAAAGACAGATAGGAGAGACTTTTTTGAATGAAGTAAGCTCGCgatctcaccagattcttcgaTTG ACAATTGAAAGCTCCAATCGTGAGTTTTTAGGCAAGAATAATTGTAGCACCCTTTCAGCTACTTTG AATTTTGTTGATCTTGCGGGAAGTGAGCGTGCATCACAGGCGTTATCTGCTGGATCAAGGTTAAAAGAAGGTTCACACATAAATCGTAGTTTGTTAACATTGGGAACAGTGATTCGCAAATTGAG CAAGGGACAAACCGGTCATATTCCTTACCGAGATTCTAAGCTCACACGCATTCTGCAATCCTCTTTGGGAGGGAATGCTAGAACTGCAGTCATATGTACCCTGAGTCCTGCACGAAGTTACGTTGAACAATCAAGAAACACCCTCCTTTTTGCAAGTTGTGCCAAAGAAGTAACTACTGATGCACGTGTCAACGTTGTCATGTCTGACAAAGCCTTGATGAAGCACCTGCAAAGAGAATTGGCGAGACTAGAGACTGAGTTGAAGAGTGCAAACCCCTCCACCAGATCTGATGCTACTGACCTGTTGAGAGAAAAGGACTACAAAATAGACGAG TTGGAGAGAAGGGTAAACGAGCTGACTCTACAGCTTGACCTCGCTATATCCCAGATCCATAACTTGCAGCAGGAAGATTCTTCTTACCCTAATTTGCATGTTCGACAAGCTTCAGAAAGTTCCTGTTCCATTACAACCAGTGTGGTGGATCACCACTCGTTCAGTGCTCATTCTCCGACATTTGAACCCCCCGAGTCTCCAGATAGACACAGTGGATTTAGTTATGAGGAAAACTACTCAAATTCTGACATTGACGAAAATCTTCCCCCGAGCAGCTCCTTCGAGGGTTTTCTTATCAATACACCTAATGAAGCCTCCCCGGATATACATATGCAGACTCCTGTTGGCCTTGAAAATGACAGTACTGACCTTCCAGAAGCTGGTCATTTCATAGTTTCTGAGGAAACAGAAGGGAAAACATCAAACTCCTTTGAAACTGATCTGCCAAACATGGTTGAGGAAATTGGAGAAGAAAACACTGATACTTTTGAACTACGTCTTGAACAGGTCTCTGATGGGTATGGATCCCGTTTCCCCGACTTTGTCGAATTTGATCCGTACCAAGTTTCTGAAGAATTTGGAGACAAAACCCCGAATTCTTACGAATTTGATCAGTACGAGGGAATCACGGAGACAACATCCAACTACGATGGCACTGTTCCAAAACAAGCTCCTGAGGCAGCTAGGGAGGAAACTGATAATAATAATTTGGAGAAATACTTCAAGGAAGTTCAATGCATAGAATCTGAAAATCCACAGGATAATGAAAGAAAATCATTGGTTTTAACGGGTTGTGAGAATGATGGGTGCACAGATGACAAACCAGAAGAAGTCAGTGAGTTGGATAACATGAATTCATCTTATAATCAGGATTGTGTGCCTGAAATTCAGAAATTGAATTGTATAGTAAGTTCTCAGTCAAACAATGTAAATACCACATGTTCATCATCATTCCCGGAAGAGGTGAAGTACGAGATAAAATATGAGAGTGGAGATGGAGAGTGTATTGACAGACCCGAAGAAGTTGATGAGAAGCTTTCTGCATTGAATTATGATGCTGATGATGGGATTCCTGGGAATTCTATTCGAGATATGGAGCTAGATGAAAGTAGTCAAGTTGCTGATGGTAAGGTTCCCAGTCAGATGGAAGATATTCAGAACTATAAATCTGTTTCGTTCAAAAAGGAAATCGTCAAGGCCAAGTCTATGGATCAAGTTCAACTTCGGAATTTTCAG GTAGAGGATGATGCTCTTCAAAAGGCAAATAATTCTATCAAGAACTTGAAAGATGTTGGCTTGAATCGTCAAGACGATTTGCATGATAGTGTGATCCCGTGTTCTTCAGATGCTAAGAGACTACAGAGGGAGATTATCGGTCTATGGGATGCCTGCAACATTTTACTAGTACATAGAACCTATTTTTACCTTCTTTTTATCAAGGATGACCAGGCAGACACAATTTACATGGAAGTAGAACGCAGAAGACTCTTCTACATAAGGGATGCATTTTCTTGCGACAATTCGATTGTGTTAGACGGTCGCCAACTCACGCCTGGTTCAAG TAGACAATCACTGCACAGTGAAAGGAAAATGTTGAGCAAGCTAATGAAGAGAAGGTTCTCAACCCAAGAGAGGATTGATCTCTATGTGAAATGGGGCATTAGCTTAGACAGCAAAAGGCGAAGCTCACAACTCGCTAACCGCCTTTGGGTCAATTCCGTAGACATGGACCATATCACCGAAAGTGCCAAAATCGTAGCTAAACTGGTTCGGTTGAACAAACCCCAAGTTCCGAAAGAAGTTTTTGGCCTTAATTTGACGACAACTCAGGGACGGAGGAAGTCATTTGGAAGCAAATTGTTATCAGTCCCTTGTAAGAACACTTTTTTAGAAGCCACTCATTGA
- the LOC110789723 gene encoding kinesin-like protein KIN-7E isoform X1, producing the protein MGSADGDEAMQGSSGREEERILVSVRLRPLNGKEALRKEAVDWECINGNTIVYKNNLSPERSLYPNYFTFDRVFRSDCTTRQVYEEGAKAVVLSVVSGINSSVFAYGQTSSGKTFTMSGITEYTMEDIFDYIQKHKERDFHLKFSAMEIYNESVRDLLTTDNSLLRLLDDPERGTVVEKLTEETLRDWDHFKELLAMCEAQRQIGETFLNEVSSRSHQILRLTIESSNREFLGKNNCSTLSATLNFVDLAGSERASQALSAGSRLKEGSHINRSLLTLGTVIRKLSKGQTGHIPYRDSKLTRILQSSLGGNARTAVICTLSPARSYVEQSRNTLLFASCAKEVTTDARVNVVMSDKALMKHLQRELARLETELKSANPSTRSDATDLLREKDYKIDELERRVNELTLQLDLAISQIHNLQQEDSSYPNLHVRQASESSCSITTSVVDHHSFSAHSPTFEPPESPDRHSGFSYEENYSNSDIDENLPPSSSFEGFLINTPNEASPDIHMQTPVGLENDSTDLPEAGHFIVSEETEGKTSNSFETDLPNMVEEIGEENTDTFELRLEQVSDGYGSRFPDFVEFDPYQVSEEFGDKTPNSYEFDQYEGITETTSNYDGTVPKQAPEAAREETDNNNLEKYFKEVQCIESENPQDNERKSLVLTGCENDGCTDDKPEEVSELDNMNSSYNQDCVPEIQKLNCIVSSQSNNVNTTCSSSFPEEVKYEIKYESGDGECIDRPEEVDEKLSALNYDADDGIPGNSIRDMELDESSQVADGKVPSQMEDIQNYKSVSFKKEIVKAKSMDQVQLRNFQVEDDALQKANNSIKNLKDVGLNRQDDLHDSVIPCSSDAKRLQREIIGLWDACNILLVHRTYFYLLFIKDDQADTIYMEVERRRLFYIRDAFSCDNSIVLDGRQLTPGSSSRQSLHSERKMLSKLMKRRFSTQERIDLYVKWGISLDSKRRSSQLANRLWVNSVDMDHITESAKIVAKLVRLNKPQVPKEVFGLNLTTTQGRRKSFGSKLLSVPCKNTFLEATH; encoded by the exons ATGGGCAGTGCTGATGGGGACGAAGCAATGCAAGGGTCAAGCGGCCGGGAGGAGGAGAGAATTTTGGTGTCTGTTCGTTTGCGGCCTTTGAATGGGAAGGAAGCTTTAAGGAAGGAGGCAGTAGACTGGGAATGCATCAATGGTAACACTATTGTATACAAGAACAACTTATCTCCTGAGAGATCACTGTATCCAAATTACTTTACTTTTG acaGGGTGTTCAGGTCTGATTGCACTACAAGGCAGGTGTATGAGGAAGGAGCCAAAGCAGTAGTTCTTTCAGTTGTTAGTGGCATCAACT CAAGTGTTTTTGCATATGGACAAACAAGCAGTGGTAAAACATTTACCATGTCTGGAATAACGGAGTATACTATGGAGGACATATTTGACTACATACAGAAG CACAAAGAAAGGGATTTCCACTTGAAGTTCTCTGCTATGGAGATTTACAATGAATCAGTGAGGGATCTCTTGACAACAGATAACAGTCTCCTTCGACTTTTGGATGACCCAGAG AGAGGTACGGTAGTTGAGAAACTTACGGAGGAGACTTTGAGAGACTGGGACCACTTCAAAGAACTTCTTGCAATGTGTGAAG CACAAAGACAGATAGGAGAGACTTTTTTGAATGAAGTAAGCTCGCgatctcaccagattcttcgaTTG ACAATTGAAAGCTCCAATCGTGAGTTTTTAGGCAAGAATAATTGTAGCACCCTTTCAGCTACTTTG AATTTTGTTGATCTTGCGGGAAGTGAGCGTGCATCACAGGCGTTATCTGCTGGATCAAGGTTAAAAGAAGGTTCACACATAAATCGTAGTTTGTTAACATTGGGAACAGTGATTCGCAAATTGAG CAAGGGACAAACCGGTCATATTCCTTACCGAGATTCTAAGCTCACACGCATTCTGCAATCCTCTTTGGGAGGGAATGCTAGAACTGCAGTCATATGTACCCTGAGTCCTGCACGAAGTTACGTTGAACAATCAAGAAACACCCTCCTTTTTGCAAGTTGTGCCAAAGAAGTAACTACTGATGCACGTGTCAACGTTGTCATGTCTGACAAAGCCTTGATGAAGCACCTGCAAAGAGAATTGGCGAGACTAGAGACTGAGTTGAAGAGTGCAAACCCCTCCACCAGATCTGATGCTACTGACCTGTTGAGAGAAAAGGACTACAAAATAGACGAG TTGGAGAGAAGGGTAAACGAGCTGACTCTACAGCTTGACCTCGCTATATCCCAGATCCATAACTTGCAGCAGGAAGATTCTTCTTACCCTAATTTGCATGTTCGACAAGCTTCAGAAAGTTCCTGTTCCATTACAACCAGTGTGGTGGATCACCACTCGTTCAGTGCTCATTCTCCGACATTTGAACCCCCCGAGTCTCCAGATAGACACAGTGGATTTAGTTATGAGGAAAACTACTCAAATTCTGACATTGACGAAAATCTTCCCCCGAGCAGCTCCTTCGAGGGTTTTCTTATCAATACACCTAATGAAGCCTCCCCGGATATACATATGCAGACTCCTGTTGGCCTTGAAAATGACAGTACTGACCTTCCAGAAGCTGGTCATTTCATAGTTTCTGAGGAAACAGAAGGGAAAACATCAAACTCCTTTGAAACTGATCTGCCAAACATGGTTGAGGAAATTGGAGAAGAAAACACTGATACTTTTGAACTACGTCTTGAACAGGTCTCTGATGGGTATGGATCCCGTTTCCCCGACTTTGTCGAATTTGATCCGTACCAAGTTTCTGAAGAATTTGGAGACAAAACCCCGAATTCTTACGAATTTGATCAGTACGAGGGAATCACGGAGACAACATCCAACTACGATGGCACTGTTCCAAAACAAGCTCCTGAGGCAGCTAGGGAGGAAACTGATAATAATAATTTGGAGAAATACTTCAAGGAAGTTCAATGCATAGAATCTGAAAATCCACAGGATAATGAAAGAAAATCATTGGTTTTAACGGGTTGTGAGAATGATGGGTGCACAGATGACAAACCAGAAGAAGTCAGTGAGTTGGATAACATGAATTCATCTTATAATCAGGATTGTGTGCCTGAAATTCAGAAATTGAATTGTATAGTAAGTTCTCAGTCAAACAATGTAAATACCACATGTTCATCATCATTCCCGGAAGAGGTGAAGTACGAGATAAAATATGAGAGTGGAGATGGAGAGTGTATTGACAGACCCGAAGAAGTTGATGAGAAGCTTTCTGCATTGAATTATGATGCTGATGATGGGATTCCTGGGAATTCTATTCGAGATATGGAGCTAGATGAAAGTAGTCAAGTTGCTGATGGTAAGGTTCCCAGTCAGATGGAAGATATTCAGAACTATAAATCTGTTTCGTTCAAAAAGGAAATCGTCAAGGCCAAGTCTATGGATCAAGTTCAACTTCGGAATTTTCAG GTAGAGGATGATGCTCTTCAAAAGGCAAATAATTCTATCAAGAACTTGAAAGATGTTGGCTTGAATCGTCAAGACGATTTGCATGATAGTGTGATCCCGTGTTCTTCAGATGCTAAGAGACTACAGAGGGAGATTATCGGTCTATGGGATGCCTGCAACATTTTACTAGTACATAGAACCTATTTTTACCTTCTTTTTATCAAGGATGACCAGGCAGACACAATTTACATGGAAGTAGAACGCAGAAGACTCTTCTACATAAGGGATGCATTTTCTTGCGACAATTCGATTGTGTTAGACGGTCGCCAACTCACGCCTGGTTCAAG CAGTAGACAATCACTGCACAGTGAAAGGAAAATGTTGAGCAAGCTAATGAAGAGAAGGTTCTCAACCCAAGAGAGGATTGATCTCTATGTGAAATGGGGCATTAGCTTAGACAGCAAAAGGCGAAGCTCACAACTCGCTAACCGCCTTTGGGTCAATTCCGTAGACATGGACCATATCACCGAAAGTGCCAAAATCGTAGCTAAACTGGTTCGGTTGAACAAACCCCAAGTTCCGAAAGAAGTTTTTGGCCTTAATTTGACGACAACTCAGGGACGGAGGAAGTCATTTGGAAGCAAATTGTTATCAGTCCCTTGTAAGAACACTTTTTTAGAAGCCACTCATTGA